In Bradyrhizobium sp. 200, the sequence AGGAGAGCCGCCAACCCATCCTCCTCCATGGATAAAGAGGATGCGATGTTCGGGATCTGCCCCCGGCGGCCTAACCCACTCGCCGGTGACACCTCCGGCTGCGACCGGCGCAAAATCGACGCCGTCAAGGTTCTGAGCCGGACCGACATCGCCATAACGTGGCATCAAGGTCCGTATGACCGTTACAAATTGCTGCAGGGGATCCGTGGTGCCGGTGAGGTCCGTCGAGGCGCCGAGTTCTGCAAGATGCGCGAAGGCCCGCTCGAGTTCGTTTCGCCGTATGCGTTCTGTCACCGGCTGGTCCATGGCACTTCCCCAATAATTCGAGTGGATGGCCAGCCTAACTGTCGAGACGAGCGATCACACTGACGGAAGCGCGCATGGCAGGGGGACCGATTTGATCATCTTGTGCAGGAATGCGTCCTAACGCCTGTCGCCTCGAGGTTTGCCTCCAACACTTCCAAAGCTTATGATCGTTCCGGCAGTTCGATCTGTGCAGGGCCGACGATGATGTATCAGATGCCGTTCGACTGGATCACGCGGCACACCAGCGGCGTGGTTCGCCAGGGATTGCCCTTCGAGAAGGTGATGGAAGCATCCCTGATCGACCTGCGCCATGGCGACAATCGTGATCTTGTCCGGCCCGCGCAATTTCTGCTGCTCTGCATGAACACCGCGCTCGGCGTCAACGATGCCGCCCACGGCCTCGCCCGCTCGCGCATCGACCCGGCCTATACTGCGCTTGGCCTTCGCGTTGCCATCGGCTCCGCCACGCTGGAGGACGCGATTCTCGCGGTCGCGCGCCTCTACCGAGCGGCGGCCGGTGCAGTCCAGATTGAACTCAAAGCCAGGCACGATTCCGCAATCCTGAGCATCCGGGCTGACTCAGTGCGAGACGCCGACGCGATCGTGCTCGAAGACACCTATCTCAGCTGGATTTTCATGCACTGCATGTATTTTCTCGGGAGCCGGATGCCGGTTGCCGTCGTGTCGACGCGTGATCCATTTCACTTCAACCTCGGCGGCAGGCATTTTGCGATCGGCGCTCCCCTGCGCTTTGGCGCGGTTACCAGCATGCAGTTCCCGAGGGTCTTGCTGGGCCGGCGCGGTCTCAGCCGCGCCGGCGCCAATCCACACTGGGATTGCTTTCGCCTGTGGCTCGACTTCATCGAACATGGTGATGCCGCGCCAGCAATGGACCGATATTTGACCGCTCGCGGTCACCTGCATCTCGACGATTTCGCCGAACGCGCTTGCAGGAGCGCGTCAACGATACGCCGTCGCCTGCGTGGAGATGGCGGCTTTCGTCGCTCGCGCTCGCACGCCCTGGCCGCGGCTGCCGTCCGTAAGCTCCGCTACAGCGACGATAGCGTCGACTCGATTGCCGCTGAACTGGGCTATTCCGATGCCCGAAGCTTGCGCCGATTTCTCAAGACCGCTACCGGCGCAACGCCGCAACAAATTCGAGCGTCGGGGGTCGTCGCAGATTCCGACGATACCGAGGTTCGCCGGCGGTTGCAGGCGATTGGCCTCGCCATGGCGAGCTAGACCTTCGCAGGCTGCAGCCAGACGGAACCGCGACTCATAATCAGTCATCGACCACGCGCGACATCTGTTCTCGCGCAGGTTCCTAGAACACGAACACTCCTCCATCCGCAACTTCCAGAATAATCTTCTTTTCGATCACCCACTGATCTGCGTGCTGGAATTCGGCCATGATCCGGCGAGACCAATGCCGTGTTCGCCAGTCGTTTGGCGAACCCAGGGGGCGGTCGCATGAATGCCTTCGCTAGCCGACACGCTATCATCATAGGCGGCGGCGCCAGCGGCGTGCTCCTGGCCTATCAGTTGCTGCAGCGTTCCACTCCCGACTTTCGTGTCACGCTGATCGAGAAACGGCCTGATATCGGACGCGGTCTGGCCTATCATACTGGCAATCCCGAACACGTGCTCAACGTGCGGGTCGCGAACATGAGCGCACTGCCGGATGAGCCGGATCATTTCTGGCGCTGGCTGACCTCGCGTGAAGGTGTGCCATCGCCCTGTCCCGATCCCTATTGTTTCGTACCGCGGCGTATTTACGGCGATTACATTGCCAGCCTGCTGACGATGTCCAAAGGACGCTCGTTGCATCGGCTCTCCATCGTGCAAGGCACTTGCGTCGACGTCAGCGAGGAGCTGAGCGACGTCGTGGTGAGGTTGGATGACGGCAGTCGTTATGTCGGCGACATCGCCGTTCTCGCGACCGGGCACGACATCCGGTCCTGCTCTCCGGGTTACGTCGACCCATGGCTGCCGCCCTCCGCAGCCGGCGTCGATCCCGACGCCACCGTGCTGATCCTTGGCACCGGGCTGACGATGGTCGACTACATCCAGTCCCTGGTCCACGATGGGCACCGCGGACCGATCGTCGCGATGTCACGCCGCGGTCTGCTGACGAAACCCCATCGCCATGTGAATCCGATTCGTATCCAGGAAACGGAAGTTCCGTTCGGCGCCAGCATCGGTCAGTTGCTGCGCTGGTTCCGTGGCCGGGTCGACGCGCATGTTGCCAAGGGTGGCGACTGGCGCAGCGTCAATCGACGGTCTCAGACCGCGCATACAGCGCCTCTGGCGCGAGCTGCCGCCTGCTTCCAAACGCTGCTTCCTCGAACATGCGCGCGCCTGGTGGGACGTGCATCGCCATCGCATGGCGCCCGAGGTGGAAGCACGCATTACGCATGCGCTTCATGAGGGCCATTTGACCCTGATGGCCGCAAAGGTCGCTGGCATCGAGCCGAACGCAAGCGGCGCCCGGGTACGCTACCGCCGACGCGGTCAGGGTGGAGTCCAGAGCATGCAGGTCGGGGCCATCGTCGATTGCACCGGGATCGTCAAGGATCCCCTCGCCTCCGCCAATCCGGCGGTGCGAAGCCTGCTCGACCGAGGCCTCGCGCGGGTCGATCAACCCGGATTGCGCAATCGTCAACCATAGCGGCGTTCCGTCGCGGCGGCTGTTTGCCGTGGGGCCGCTTACCCGCGCCGCTTTCTGGGAGATCATCGCAATCCCCGATATCCGTAACCAATGCGCAGCGCTCGCCGCGAAAACTCGCCCGCGTCAGCGAGGCGAGTGTCGCCGCGCGCTGCTCTTAGCTATTGAAGCCAGCCGGAATGAACGCCGGAATGTTCTCCTCGATGAATTTCTTGACCTCCGGTGAGTTGAAGACCTGGATGAACGCCTTCAGCCGCGGATCATCCTTCTTGTCGGGCCGGGCGGTGAAGCGCAGCACGAGACCGTCATCGACCGTACGGTCGATGATCAGCGCCGATTTCGGGTCGCCACCGGCCGGAATGAGGTAAGTGATGTTGACGAGTGCAAGCGTGACGTCGTCGAGCGAGCGATAAGTCTGCGCCGGATCGAGTTCGACAATCTTCAGGTTCTTGGGATTTTCGATGATATCGAACTTGCTGACCGAAAATCCCTTGCCCGGCGTTAGTTTGATCAGGCCGGCTCGTTCGAGCAGAATGAGCCCACGGGCGCCATTCAACGGCTCGTTCGGAATCGCCACGCTGTCGCCGGACTTGATTTCTTCCAGGCTTTTGACCTTCTTCGAGAACAGCCCGACCGGCGCGATCACCCCGACCTTGTCGATCTGAACGAGGTTGAACCCACGCTGCTTGTTCTGAAGCGCCAGATAAGTCGCGTGCTGGAACAGATTGGCATCGACGTCGCCGCTGTTGACCACCTCGTTCAGCGCGACCCAGTCGGACAGCTCGACGATCTTGACGTCCTGCCCCTTCTCCTTGGCGAGCTTCGCGGCAAAGGAGGCCAGCTGCCCGACGGGGCCGGCGCTGGTGGCGATTTTCAGGGGCCCGTCGGCAACGGCAGCGGCGGTCAATGCCAGTGAAAGGCCTGCGGCCTGTGCCAGGCGCAAAAGTATTCTCATGGTCTTTACGTCCGTTTCTTGTTGAGTATCCCGATATGAAAATGATGCGCGTTGAATAGAGCGCTGTCGAGACGCTGCGAAAAATAGCGATATGCGTGCTGCAGCCCGACTGCATGGCAGCACGATTTACGTTCCCATCGCTTGAATTGAAAACAACGTTATCCGGGCAAGATGCTAAACGGTTATCGAGCATCACAGAGACATGCTTCCCGGGAGCCAACCGATGGCCAAACCACGAGAACTCCTATTCAACGCCTTCAACATGACGGCGCCGAGCCACAATTGGGCTGGCCTGTGGTCGCACCCGCGGGATACATCGATCAACTACAACTCGCTGGATTACTGGATCGACTACGCCAGGACGGCGGAGCGCGGGCTGCTCGACGGCATCTTCCTCGCCGACGTCTTCGGGGTCTATGACGTCTTCGGCGACAATGCGGACACGGCGATACGTCATGCCGTGCAATTGCCGAACGCCGAGCCGACGCTGCTGGTCTCGGCCATGGCGTTGGCGACGAAACACCTCGGCTTCGGCATCACCTCGAACCTCACGTTCGAGCACCCGTATCAGCTGGCCCGCCGTTTCTCGACGCTCGATCACCTCACCAACGGTCGAATCGGCTGGAACATCGTCACCGGCTATCTCGACAGCGGCGCGCGCGGCATGGGTCTGCCCGCCTCGCGCGTCCATGACGAGCGCTATGACGCGGCTGAGGATTTTTTGGAAGCCTCCTACAAACTATGGGAAGGAAGCTGGGAAGATGATGCGGTCCGCCGCGATCGCGACGCGCGCATCTTCACTGATCCGGCGAAGGTTCATCCGGTCCGCCACGACGGAAGCCATTATCGCGTCAACGGTATTCACCTCGCCGAACCCTCACCGCAGCGAACGCCCCTGCTGTATCAGGCGGGAACCTCGAAGCGTGGCCGCGCCTTTGCCGCCCGGCATGCGGAAGCGATCTTTCTCAACGGCCAGACCAAACCGATCCTGGCGCGCGCCGCCCGCGAAATCAGAAGCGCGGCAAAGGAGTTCGGCCGCGATCCTTACGACATCAAGCTGTTTGCCGGAGCAACCGTGATTGTGGCGCCGACGCGTGCCGAGGCTGAAGATATCCTCGAAGACTACGCCCGGCATGTCGACCAAGCCGGTCAGCTTGCATTGCTCTCAGGCTGGACCGGCATCGATTTCTCGACCTACCAGCCCGATCAGGCCGTGCAATATGTCGAGAGCAACGCGATCCAGTCGATGGTGGAGAATTTCACGCTGCGAAGCGATCGTCCCGTCCGTATTGGAGACCTCGCCACCCTCAGCCGGGTCGGCGCACGCTCCCCCTTCGTCGTCGGCTCACCCCAAGACGTAGCCGATGAATTGATCGCCTGGGCCGAGGAGACCGATGTCGACGGCTTCAATCTGTTCCGGCTGGTGGTGCCGGAATCGCTGACTGCTTTCGTCGACCTGGTGGTGCCGGAACTGCAATCGCGCGGGGTCTACAAGACCGCCTACCGCGAGGGCACCTTGCGCGAAAAGCTGTTTCCGGGGCGAGGCGCTCGCCTGCCCGCGGTACACCCGGCAGCAAGCTATCGCCGCCTGGGGGCTTCGTCGGCAAGCGACGCGCGATCGGACGCCGCCGAATAGCTCGCTCTCGCGATAGCCTCAGCGATGCCGTAACCGGCGGTTGACTCGCTTCGCGAAATAATCGCCGACGGTCTGCACCGTCTGCACGAGTGCGATCAGCACGATCACGACGGCGAGCATCATCTCAGGCATGAAGCGCTGGTAGCCATAGCGAATGCCGAGGTCGCCGAGACCGCCGCCGCCGACCGCGCCGACCATAGCCGAATAGCCGAGCAGGCTGACCACCGCGAGCGTCAGGGCCAGCAAGAGTGCCGGCGACGCCTCAGGAACCAGGACCTTGAGCACGATCTGCAGCGGGGTGGCGCCAAAGGAGGACGCGGTCTCGATCAGGCCTGCGTCTACTTCGCGGATCGCCGCTTCGACCAGACGGGCGATGAAGGGCGTCGCCGCGATCGTCAATGGCACGATTGCTGCCCCCGACCCGATCGATGTTCCCGCAATGAGCCGCGTGAACGGAATGATGGCGACGACCAGGATGATGAAGGGCGTCGACCGGGTGGCGTTGACGATGACACCCAGCACCGCGTTGAGCTTGGGCGCGGCGAACAGTTCGCCCTTCCCGCTGGTTGCCAGGAAGATGCCGATCGGCAGGCCGAACAACGTTGCCACCAGGGCGGCAACGGCGACCATGAACAGGCTTTCGCCAGTGGCCTGGATGATCAGGTTGATGAGTTCAGGCGACATAGCCGAGACGCTCCGCTGAGAATTGATGTTGCGACAGATAAGTGAGGACCTGCGGCGCGGTGGCGTCGCCACCGGGAACGCCGATCGTCAGCGATCCGACCCGCTGGCCGCCGATCTCATCGATGCGCGCCGACAACAGCGCGACGTCAACGGACAGCTCACGCGCCAGGCGGGCCACGACCGTGTCGCCGGCGTCGCCGCGGACCAGGACACGAATGACGGCCTGCCCACCCGTAACCGGCTTTTCCTGCAGGCGGCTCGCGAGCGAGACCGGCAGCGAATCGCCGAGGACCTCAGCAAGGAACGTCTGGGTGATCGGTTGTTTTGGATGGGTGAAGATATCGGCGACATGTCCCCGTTCGACAATGTCGCCGGCATCGATGACGACGACCTCGTTGGCGAGTTGCCTGACGACGGACATTTCGTGGGTGATCAGGACGATGGTCACGCCGAGTTTGCGGTTGATGTTGGCGAGCAGGTCAAGGATCGCACGCGTGGTCTGCGGATCGAGCGCCGAGGTCGCCTCATCCGACAGCAGCACGCTGGGCCGCGTCGCCAGCGCGCGCGCAATGCCGATGCGCTGCTTCTGGCCGCCGGACAATTCGGATGGGTACCGATCGTGCTTGTCGGCGATATCGACGAGATCGAGCAGTTCGGTCACGCGCACCGCGATGTCGGTCTTCGACCAGCCGGCGATTTCGAGCGGCAAAGCGATATTGGCCGCCGCCGTCCGCGACGACAGCAGGTTGAAGTGCTGGAAGATCATGCCGATGGAACGCTGCGCCAGCCGCAGCTCGCGGCCGGACAGCGCAGAGATATCGCGACCATCGACCTCGACGCGACCGGCGGTTGGCTTTTCCAGACCGTTGATGAGCCGGACGAGGCTCGACTTGCCGGCGCCCGAGCGGCCGATGACGCCGGTGATCGAACCCCGGGGAATAGCGAAATCGATGTTCTGCAGCGCCCGTACACTCGGCTTGCCGCGATAGGCCGGATAGGTCTTTTCCACGCCTTCGAACCGCACCATCGCGTCCACCTTGGCAGCAACACGCTCGGGCGGCGGTGAAAACGGCTCGAGCGGCTGCGAGGCCGTCAAGGATTGATGCACATTCATCAGGAATTCCAGCTCTTCGATTTGGTCGCCTGCGTTGCGGGCGGCCTGGATATCAATGACCGAACAGCAGATAGCTGCGGTCGATGTCGCGGCGGTCTTTCGTTTCCTCGGTCCAGCCGACCGCCCGGCGATAGCTTCCGAGCAGCGCATTTTGCCTCAGCGCCTCGAGATCGACGTTCTGCGGAATATCTGCGAACGGTGAGACGAACAGCGCGTCCTCGGGGCAATAGAGTTCGCAGAGAAAACACGTCTGACAGTCAGCCTGGCGCGCGATGACAGGAATTCCATGGGTCTTGTCGAAGACGTTGGTCGGACAGATGTTCACGCAGATATCGCACGACGTGCAGCGCTGCGCATCGATGACCTCTATCATTCCGCGGCCTCCGCATAAACGGCCTCGGCATGCGGGCGCACCGAAGTCCAGACCTCATCGAGACCGCCCGACGTGATGTAGTGGCGCTGGCGGTTATCCTGGTCCGGGAAATCATCGCGGCGGTGCATACCCCGGCTCTCCTGTCGCGCCAATCCGCTGCGGTACATCCACCGCGCCGTTGCCAGCATGGACGCGCTCTCGCGGGCACGAAATACGTCGTCAGCGCCGGCGGCATCCGCCTGGGCCACTTCGCTCCAGAGCGCATCGAGCCTTTCAAGCGAACCACCGAGCCGGCCCGCTTCGCGGAAGTAGTTGAGCTCGTAGGGAAAGACCTCATCCTGAACCGCTTTGGCGAGCTCGGCCGGCTTGAACGACCGTTCGGCGCGCTGGCGCAACGCCAGGGTTCCGGCGGATGAGAGCCTGCGTCCGCGTGCAGGACCGGCATGGCGCGCATAGTCGGCGGCCCCCCGCCCGGCAAAGGTGCCTGATGACATTGCCCAGGCGGCGTTGTGGCTGCCGCCGCCGGTAAAGCCGCCGCAGATCAACTCGCGCGTCGCCGCATCGCCCGCCGCATAGAGCCCGGCCACGGTGGTCGCGCAGCTGTCATCGACGATCCGAAGTCCACCGGTGCCGCGCACGGTACCCTCGAGCCGCAAGGTCACGGGAAAGCGGTCGGCAAAGGGATCGATACCGGTGCGATCGAAGGGCAGGAAGAAGTTCGGCTGCGAGACCCGCATCTGGCGCTGCACGTCGCCATCGGCCTTGTCGAGCCGGGCATAGACCGGGCCCTGCGTCAGGGCACGGGCGATCGCCGAGCGTCCGCCCTTCGAGGCCGCGCCGGGCACGACGCTGCCATCTTCGTAGGTGAACGTGGCCCAGCCATAGAACAGCGTCTTGGTCACCGAGCCGAAGGCGGCGGAAATCGCATAGGGGTTGGAAAATTCCATGCTGCTGAATTCAGCACCCGCCTCAGCCGCCATCAGGTAGCCGTCGCCGGTCAGCACGTTCGAGCCCAGTGTCTTGCTGAGGAAAGCACAGCCGCCGGTCGCGATCACGACGGCCCTGGCGCGCACGGTCCAGCGATCGTGCTTATGGCGGCGCAGGCCGCTCGCGCCTGCGACGGCCCCCTTTTCATCGACCAGCAGCTCCAGCGCCGGGCTGTGATCGAGAATGGTGACACCGGCCTGCTTGGTGCGCTTGCGCATCAGCCGCATGTATTCCGGGCCCTGCAGCGAGTTGCGCTGGGATTTTCCGTTGTCGTCGACCGGATAGGGATAACCCCAGTCGGCCAGCCGGTTGCTCTGCTCATAGGTGCGATCGAGCACGCGCGCCATCCAGCGGCGGTCCTGCAGATGGCCCCCCAGCTTCTCGCGATTGGCCATCGCGGCTTCGCGCAGCGCCGGTTCGGGATCGACGTACCAGACGCCGGTGCCGGCCGCGGCGGTAGCGCCGGAGGTTCCGCAAAAGCCCTTGTCCGCGAGCACAACGCGCGCGCCCCGTTCCGCCGCGCTGATCGCCGCCCATGTGCCGGCCGGACCACCGCCGACGATGAGGACATCGGCATCGAACTCGACGGAACCAGCAGGGGCGGACACCCTTTCGGCGCGCGTGGATTGAACTGTCATCGCTCAATGTCTCCGGGCAACTTCGATCGCGATCGGCATTGCGCCGCCCCGTCATGGTTGCGCGCACCCGCGCCGGTGGCAATTTCAGATATTTGCCGAGACTTGGACGAAGCTTTCCCTGCTGCCGCCGACAGAAGAAGATTCATGTGGTGACGCATGGGATGTTTTGTTCTTGCCTATGCGCAACATGAGATTTTCGCGCCCAGTGCAGCATCGGAGATGGATTTTTCTTTTTGCTTGCGCATGCTCCGATTCGTTTTCTTCAGCGCCGACACGCAGTATCTCGTTCACTACCTCCCATCAAAGCATAGCAACGATGTCCTCCCGTCAGCTTCATCTCAACGTCAATCTGCTGCACTCCGGCGTCTACGCCTCGGCATGGCGGCTGCCCGAAAGCGACCCTCGCGCCTGCTTCGACGTCGGCCACTACGTGCGCGTTGCCCAGATCGCGGAGCGCGGCAGACTGGACGCGATCTTTCTGGCGGACACGCCCGCGATTACCGACCGGATCGACTATCGCTCGTTCATGTCGCTGGAGCCGACCATCGTGCTGGCGACGGTCGCGGCTGCCACCAGCCACATCGGCCTGATTGCCACGGCATCTACGACCTACAATGAGCCCTACAACATCGCCCGCCGCTTCGCGACGCTCGATCTCGCCAGCGGCGGCCGTGCCGGCTGGAACGCGGTGACCACGGCCGATGCCTCCGCCAGCCGCAACTTCGGCCTTCCCAGCGTGCTGGAACACAAGGCACGCTACGACCGCGCCAAGGAATTTGCCGAAGTCGTGCACGCGCTTTGGGATAGCTGGGAAGACGACGCTTTCGTCGGTGACAAGGCCAGCGCGCGGTTCGTCGATACGTCCAAGGTGCATCCGATCGCGCATCGCGGTGCGCATTATTCCGTAGCGGGGCCGCTCAACCTGCCGCGCTCGCCGCAGGGGCGTCCGGTCACCGTGCAGGCCGGCGGATCCAGCGACGGCCGCGATCTCGCCGCGGCGCAGGCCGAAGCGGTGTTCACGCTGGCGCAGACCATCGAGGAAGGCGTCGCCTATGCGCAGGACTTGCGCACCCGCGCCGTTGCCTATGGCCGCGCCGCCGACTCGATCGTCATCCTGCCCGGGCTCGCGACCGTGATCGGCAGCACCGAAGCGGAAGCCAAACGGCGGCAGGACGAACTCTGGGAACTCGTCCCGATCGAATACAGCCTTGCGCGCCTGGCCGGGACGCTGCAGATCGATCCGGCGTTGCTCGAACTCGACAAGCCTCTGCCCGACCCGTTGCCACTGCCTCCCAATGCCAACCACACCATGTTCCAGGGAACCGTGAACATCGCCCGCCGCGGTAACCTGACTGTGCGCCAATTGCTGCGCGCGCTCGGCGGCGGCGTAGGTCACCGCATCATCGTCGGCACGCCGGAACAGATCGCCGACGACATCGAAGCATGGTTCAAGGCAGGCGCCGCCGACGGCTTCAACCTGATGCCGGACGTGCTGCCTTCGGGGCTCGAGGTGTTCGTCGACAGCGTGGTGCCGATCTTGCAGAAGCGCGGACTGTTCCGGAGCGACTATGCCGGAACGACGCTGCGCAGCCATTTCGGGCTGCCGCATCCGCCGAGCCGGTTTGCCGGCCCGACGCCCGCCGCCGCTTCCGCCTGAACCGTCAACGCGTCGCTGCCAGCGCGGCCGGCTTTTCAAGCGACCCCGCTGACTGCAACGCCCGCACACGCGGAATGATTTCCTTGGCGAAGCGCTCCATCTCAGCCTCGAACGGCTGGAACTGCAGCATGAACAGCTCGATCCCCGCCGAATGGAAGGCACCGATGCGCGCGGCGACCTCGTCGTAGCTGCTGACCAGCCCCGCTGCGGTACCACCATTGCTGCCGACCCGCGCGGTCTTCTGCATGGTCTGCATCATCACGACTTTTGGATCGGTGTTCGCCTTCTGGATCGCCTTGATCGGCGCGTCCTTGGCCGACAGCTCCAGCAACCGGGCGTAAGCGCTTTGCGCCTCCTCATCGGTCTCTCGCGCGATCACGAATGCCGAGAGGCCGAAGCGCAACGGCGCGGACTGGCGCGGCCGTGCCGCGACATCGGCGATCAGTCCGGCAACGTCTTCCAGCGGCTGGCCGTTGATGAACCAGACGTCGCCGTGGTCGGCGACCAGCGCGCGGGCCGGCTCCGACTCGCCGCCGACATAGATCAGCGGTCGCGGCCGGTAGAGGCTTGATGGCCGCAGCACGTAGTCGCGCACGTCGAAGTGCTCGCCCTTGCAGGTCAGGCGTTCGCCCTGCGTCAGCCGCGATACGACTGATATCCACTCGCGGCCGTAAGCGTAGCGCGCGTCGTGCTCCGGAAAACCGATTCCGGCCTTGTCGAGCTCCGGCCGATTCCAGGCGTTGACGAGGTTGATCGCGAATCGACCGTGGCTGATGTTCTCGATGCCGAGCGCCAGCTTGGCGAGCACCACCGGATGATAGAGATACGGCTTGATGGCGGCGATGATCTCGATCCGGCTGGTCAATGCCGCAACGGCGGCCGCGGCGCTCCACGCTTCCAATTGGTCGAGATCCTCCTGGTGAGGATTGATCGTGTGCTGGGCGATCAAGGTCGAATCGTAGCCGAGCCTTTCCGCGGCTAATACGAGATCGCGATTGCGTTCCCACGACGCGTCATAGGGTTCTTCAGGGTCCTGATATGCGGCGCGTGAGCCATGCACCAGTGCCCA encodes:
- a CDS encoding AraC family transcriptional regulator, producing MMYQMPFDWITRHTSGVVRQGLPFEKVMEASLIDLRHGDNRDLVRPAQFLLLCMNTALGVNDAAHGLARSRIDPAYTALGLRVAIGSATLEDAILAVARLYRAAAGAVQIELKARHDSAILSIRADSVRDADAIVLEDTYLSWIFMHCMYFLGSRMPVAVVSTRDPFHFNLGGRHFAIGAPLRFGAVTSMQFPRVLLGRRGLSRAGANPHWDCFRLWLDFIEHGDAAPAMDRYLTARGHLHLDDFAERACRSASTIRRRLRGDGGFRRSRSHALAAAAVRKLRYSDDSVDSIAAELGYSDARSLRRFLKTATGATPQQIRASGVVADSDDTEVRRRLQAIGLAMAS
- a CDS encoding FAD-dependent oxidoreductase, with the protein product MNAFASRHAIIIGGGASGVLLAYQLLQRSTPDFRVTLIEKRPDIGRGLAYHTGNPEHVLNVRVANMSALPDEPDHFWRWLTSREGVPSPCPDPYCFVPRRIYGDYIASLLTMSKGRSLHRLSIVQGTCVDVSEELSDVVVRLDDGSRYVGDIAVLATGHDIRSCSPGYVDPWLPPSAAGVDPDATVLILGTGLTMVDYIQSLVHDGHRGPIVAMSRRGLLTKPHRHVNPIRIQETEVPFGASIGQLLRWFRGRVDAHVAKGGDWRSVNRRSQTAHTAPLARAAACFQTLLPRTCARLVGRASPSHGARGGSTHYACAS
- a CDS encoding MetQ/NlpA family ABC transporter substrate-binding protein — translated: MRILLRLAQAAGLSLALTAAAVADGPLKIATSAGPVGQLASFAAKLAKEKGQDVKIVELSDWVALNEVVNSGDVDANLFQHATYLALQNKQRGFNLVQIDKVGVIAPVGLFSKKVKSLEEIKSGDSVAIPNEPLNGARGLILLERAGLIKLTPGKGFSVSKFDIIENPKNLKIVELDPAQTYRSLDDVTLALVNITYLIPAGGDPKSALIIDRTVDDGLVLRFTARPDKKDDPRLKAFIQVFNSPEVKKFIEENIPAFIPAGFNS
- a CDS encoding LLM class flavin-dependent oxidoreductase, which encodes MAKPRELLFNAFNMTAPSHNWAGLWSHPRDTSINYNSLDYWIDYARTAERGLLDGIFLADVFGVYDVFGDNADTAIRHAVQLPNAEPTLLVSAMALATKHLGFGITSNLTFEHPYQLARRFSTLDHLTNGRIGWNIVTGYLDSGARGMGLPASRVHDERYDAAEDFLEASYKLWEGSWEDDAVRRDRDARIFTDPAKVHPVRHDGSHYRVNGIHLAEPSPQRTPLLYQAGTSKRGRAFAARHAEAIFLNGQTKPILARAAREIRSAAKEFGRDPYDIKLFAGATVIVAPTRAEAEDILEDYARHVDQAGQLALLSGWTGIDFSTYQPDQAVQYVESNAIQSMVENFTLRSDRPVRIGDLATLSRVGARSPFVVGSPQDVADELIAWAEETDVDGFNLFRLVVPESLTAFVDLVVPELQSRGVYKTAYREGTLREKLFPGRGARLPAVHPAASYRRLGASSASDARSDAAE
- a CDS encoding methionine ABC transporter permease, which translates into the protein MSPELINLIIQATGESLFMVAVAALVATLFGLPIGIFLATSGKGELFAAPKLNAVLGVIVNATRSTPFIILVVAIIPFTRLIAGTSIGSGAAIVPLTIAATPFIARLVEAAIREVDAGLIETASSFGATPLQIVLKVLVPEASPALLLALTLAVVSLLGYSAMVGAVGGGGLGDLGIRYGYQRFMPEMMLAVVIVLIALVQTVQTVGDYFAKRVNRRLRHR
- a CDS encoding methionine ABC transporter ATP-binding protein, which translates into the protein MNVHQSLTASQPLEPFSPPPERVAAKVDAMVRFEGVEKTYPAYRGKPSVRALQNIDFAIPRGSITGVIGRSGAGKSSLVRLINGLEKPTAGRVEVDGRDISALSGRELRLAQRSIGMIFQHFNLLSSRTAAANIALPLEIAGWSKTDIAVRVTELLDLVDIADKHDRYPSELSGGQKQRIGIARALATRPSVLLSDEATSALDPQTTRAILDLLANINRKLGVTIVLITHEMSVVRQLANEVVVIDAGDIVERGHVADIFTHPKQPITQTFLAEVLGDSLPVSLASRLQEKPVTGGQAVIRVLVRGDAGDTVVARLARELSVDVALLSARIDEIGGQRVGSLTIGVPGGDATAPQVLTYLSQHQFSAERLGYVA
- a CDS encoding ferredoxin family protein, yielding MIEVIDAQRCTSCDICVNICPTNVFDKTHGIPVIARQADCQTCFLCELYCPEDALFVSPFADIPQNVDLEALRQNALLGSYRRAVGWTEETKDRRDIDRSYLLFGH
- a CDS encoding FAD-binding protein — encoded protein: MTVQSTRAERVSAPAGSVEFDADVLIVGGGPAGTWAAISAAERGARVVLADKGFCGTSGATAAAGTGVWYVDPEPALREAAMANREKLGGHLQDRRWMARVLDRTYEQSNRLADWGYPYPVDDNGKSQRNSLQGPEYMRLMRKRTKQAGVTILDHSPALELLVDEKGAVAGASGLRRHKHDRWTVRARAVVIATGGCAFLSKTLGSNVLTGDGYLMAAEAGAEFSSMEFSNPYAISAAFGSVTKTLFYGWATFTYEDGSVVPGAASKGGRSAIARALTQGPVYARLDKADGDVQRQMRVSQPNFFLPFDRTGIDPFADRFPVTLRLEGTVRGTGGLRIVDDSCATTVAGLYAAGDAATRELICGGFTGGGSHNAAWAMSSGTFAGRGAADYARHAGPARGRRLSSAGTLALRQRAERSFKPAELAKAVQDEVFPYELNYFREAGRLGGSLERLDALWSEVAQADAAGADDVFRARESASMLATARWMYRSGLARQESRGMHRRDDFPDQDNRQRHYITSGGLDEVWTSVRPHAEAVYAEAAE
- a CDS encoding LLM class flavin-dependent oxidoreductase translates to MSSRQLHLNVNLLHSGVYASAWRLPESDPRACFDVGHYVRVAQIAERGRLDAIFLADTPAITDRIDYRSFMSLEPTIVLATVAAATSHIGLIATASTTYNEPYNIARRFATLDLASGGRAGWNAVTTADASASRNFGLPSVLEHKARYDRAKEFAEVVHALWDSWEDDAFVGDKASARFVDTSKVHPIAHRGAHYSVAGPLNLPRSPQGRPVTVQAGGSSDGRDLAAAQAEAVFTLAQTIEEGVAYAQDLRTRAVAYGRAADSIVILPGLATVIGSTEAEAKRRQDELWELVPIEYSLARLAGTLQIDPALLELDKPLPDPLPLPPNANHTMFQGTVNIARRGNLTVRQLLRALGGGVGHRIIVGTPEQIADDIEAWFKAGAADGFNLMPDVLPSGLEVFVDSVVPILQKRGLFRSDYAGTTLRSHFGLPHPPSRFAGPTPAAASA